A genomic segment from Chloroflexota bacterium encodes:
- a CDS encoding ABC transporter ATP-binding protein: protein MDGLSFRIDAGELVGLIGPNGSGKTTLANLICGALPLTSGDIIFRGKSIRGLKDHQVARLGIARTFQVTRPFTRLTVQANVAVGAMFSGPYLGRDEAFARADETLARVGLAGKARHSGAQLTVADRKRLELARALVQNPTLLILDEAMAGLNLHEIDVVIDLVREINRQGVTIIVVEHVMKVIMVLCQRVIVLHHGRKLAEGSPAEIAADDGVIREYLGARYLRSQ, encoded by the coding sequence GTGGACGGCCTGAGCTTCCGAATAGACGCCGGTGAGCTCGTTGGGCTCATTGGTCCGAACGGGTCGGGCAAAACGACGCTCGCGAATCTCATCTGCGGCGCCCTTCCCTTGACCTCCGGCGACATCATCTTCCGCGGCAAGTCCATCAGGGGACTCAAAGATCACCAGGTGGCGCGTCTGGGAATCGCTCGGACCTTCCAGGTGACGCGTCCGTTCACACGCTTGACGGTTCAGGCCAATGTGGCAGTGGGAGCGATGTTCTCCGGCCCGTATCTCGGGCGGGATGAAGCGTTTGCGCGGGCCGATGAAACGCTTGCTCGGGTTGGGCTCGCAGGAAAGGCGCGGCATTCCGGCGCCCAGCTCACGGTTGCCGATCGAAAGCGGTTGGAGTTGGCGCGCGCCCTCGTCCAGAATCCCACCCTTCTCATCCTGGACGAGGCCATGGCCGGATTGAACCTGCACGAGATCGACGTGGTCATCGATCTCGTCCGCGAGATCAACCGTCAAGGCGTGACCATCATCGTGGTGGAGCACGTGATGAAGGTCATCATGGTCCTCTGCCAACGCGTGATCGTCCTGCACCACGGCCGGAAGCTGGCCGAGGGCTCGCCCGCCGAGATCGCCGCCGACGATGGCG